From Leptospira dzoumogneensis, one genomic window encodes:
- a CDS encoding MbnP family copper-binding protein encodes MKLLYKVAIAAVSLIFAGCDGSSNPNTALLALISQTEVPGIQFKAVVGDSDAICGGDITGHGDSHSSSIVTSSSTVTIQHVAGVMPIRLKDLRFYVSEFELVDQNDNVITLDVPNTGSWQYGGVALLDFENGKGSCSGTTETNNLVQATVENKTYKTLRFTLGVPESLNHIDYSVAPSPLNVSGLAWSWTMGYRFFVGEFLSNDAATLGNAAVLHIGSAGCSESAGVYTCTNSNRAVIELTPTEGFNPFTQKVQFDLKKAVTGWDISTGSKSCHSMGAMDSATCSLVYPNFGLDYSTGNAGSTAQTVFGIVSK; translated from the coding sequence ATGAAATTATTATATAAAGTCGCAATTGCGGCCGTTTCGTTAATTTTTGCGGGTTGTGACGGATCTTCTAACCCGAACACGGCTCTTTTGGCTTTGATAAGCCAGACTGAAGTTCCGGGAATACAATTCAAAGCTGTGGTAGGAGACAGCGATGCTATCTGCGGCGGAGATATTACAGGGCATGGGGATTCTCATTCCAGTTCTATTGTAACTTCCAGTTCTACAGTAACCATCCAACATGTGGCCGGTGTAATGCCGATCAGGCTCAAGGATCTTAGATTCTATGTTTCCGAATTCGAACTGGTAGATCAGAACGATAATGTAATCACTTTAGATGTTCCTAATACTGGTTCTTGGCAGTATGGAGGAGTTGCTCTTTTGGATTTTGAGAATGGAAAAGGAAGCTGCAGCGGAACTACTGAAACAAACAATCTTGTGCAAGCTACAGTAGAAAATAAAACCTACAAAACTCTTAGATTCACTTTAGGAGTTCCTGAAAGTTTAAATCATATAGATTATAGTGTTGCTCCAAGCCCACTCAATGTCTCCGGACTTGCTTGGAGCTGGACCATGGGTTATAGATTTTTCGTAGGAGAATTTTTATCCAACGATGCTGCGACATTAGGAAATGCTGCGGTTTTACATATTGGCTCTGCAGGCTGTTCCGAGTCAGCTGGAGTTTATACATGCACCAATTCTAACCGAGCTGTGATCGAGCTAACTCCAACGGAAGGATTCAATCCATTCACACAAAAGGTTCAATTCGACCTGAAAAAAGCGGTGACCGGCTGGGATATCAGCACCGGGAGCAAATCCTGCCATTCTATGGGAGCCATGGACAGCGCGACCTGCTCCTTAGTGTATCCGAATTTCGGTTTGGATTATTCCACAGGGAATGCCGGGTCCACTGCTCAGACAGTATTTGGGATCGTCTCCAAATAA
- a CDS encoding class I fructose-bisphosphate aldolase has translation MLDKIKSALGAEADSLLNHVSKTIPKETLTIPGPNYIDEIFSKTDRNNSVLKNFQSIYNTGRLAGTGYLSILPVDQGIEHSAGASFAKNPAYFDPENIVKLAIEGGCNAVASTLGVLGLVSRQYAHKIPFVVKINHNELLSYPNKFDQILFANVEQAFDMGAAAVGATIYFGSDESSRQIQEISEAFHRAHELGLVTILWAYLRNDAFKNDKADYHIATDLTGQANHLAATIQADIVKQKLPETNLGGFRDLKFGKKDDKMYTDLSSEHPIDMARYQVANCYMGKIGLINSGGPSGSNDLGDAVKAAVINKRAGGMGLISGRKAFQKPMKDGVALLNAIQDVYLSKDVTIA, from the coding sequence ATGTTAGATAAAATCAAGAGCGCATTAGGTGCGGAAGCGGATTCTCTCTTAAATCATGTCTCTAAAACCATCCCCAAGGAAACCCTGACCATCCCTGGTCCGAATTACATTGACGAAATTTTTTCCAAGACCGACAGAAACAATTCCGTTCTTAAAAATTTCCAATCCATCTATAATACAGGACGTCTTGCTGGAACAGGATATCTTTCTATTCTTCCTGTGGACCAAGGGATCGAGCATAGCGCGGGTGCTTCCTTCGCTAAAAACCCTGCATATTTCGATCCGGAAAATATCGTAAAACTCGCGATCGAAGGCGGATGTAACGCGGTTGCTTCCACTCTTGGAGTTTTAGGATTAGTATCTCGTCAGTACGCTCACAAAATCCCTTTTGTAGTTAAGATCAATCATAACGAACTTCTAAGCTATCCGAACAAATTCGACCAGATCCTCTTTGCAAACGTAGAGCAGGCATTCGATATGGGAGCTGCTGCCGTAGGAGCTACGATCTATTTCGGTTCCGACGAAAGTTCCAGACAGATCCAAGAGATCTCCGAGGCTTTCCATAGAGCTCATGAGCTTGGACTAGTCACTATTCTTTGGGCTTATCTTAGAAATGACGCATTCAAAAATGATAAAGCGGATTATCATATCGCTACCGACCTTACAGGACAAGCAAACCATTTGGCTGCTACTATCCAGGCGGATATCGTAAAACAAAAATTACCTGAAACCAACTTAGGCGGATTCAGAGATCTGAAATTCGGTAAAAAAGACGATAAGATGTATACCGATCTTTCTTCCGAACATCCGATCGATATGGCAAGATACCAAGTAGCAAACTGTTACATGGGTAAGATCGGTCTGATCAATTCCGGTGGACCTTCCGGTTCTAATGACTTGGGTGACGCGGTAAAAGCTGCAGTTATTAATAAGAGAGCAGGCGGAATGGGACTTATCTCCGGAAGAAAAGCGTTCCAAAAGCCTATGAAAGACGGAGTAGCATTATTAAACGCGATCCAAGACGTATATCTGTCTAAAGACGTAACAATCGCTTAA
- a CDS encoding LIC11086 family outer membrane transporter, with protein MFLIFKKHHLLLFIRLFVFLFFLFLGGEVFAHHAGEGQNMISSTRFVDPFTGKREKPSDYFLITQDFQKGTIDNSNLHTTTVFGEFNFAGGKFAANFSAPWTYYEQKDRSDAARYGKAFVGAKWNPLIDTGWPFFIILEGRLGFPSGGDTDKFAGGDYYSGIANLTLGATWKQFLFVLRGSGIFPLSKDHADLTTQSGLPYWAQSSTAQNTEEHPEIQKITQWFAYVTYFWTKDFSVFGGVLYRTPYVNVIGGGSLLEEDSETQKKFPKAFKEASLGFNYTLTKGTYLTIAGRLPLIRDPEIRLYDYAITTSISFELPEWRDSSKKSEKEVEEFESEEDLEKK; from the coding sequence ATGTTTCTAATATTCAAAAAACATCATCTTCTTCTTTTTATCAGACTTTTTGTATTTCTATTCTTTCTCTTTTTAGGCGGGGAAGTTTTTGCCCACCATGCGGGAGAAGGACAAAATATGATCTCTTCCACAAGGTTCGTAGATCCTTTTACCGGTAAAAGAGAAAAGCCTTCCGATTATTTTTTGATCACCCAGGATTTTCAAAAAGGTACGATCGATAATTCCAATCTTCATACTACTACCGTATTCGGTGAGTTCAATTTTGCAGGTGGTAAGTTCGCGGCAAACTTCAGCGCTCCTTGGACTTATTATGAGCAGAAGGATAGAAGTGACGCTGCTCGGTACGGAAAAGCATTCGTAGGAGCGAAATGGAATCCTTTGATAGATACAGGCTGGCCATTCTTCATCATTTTAGAAGGTAGACTCGGTTTTCCTTCCGGCGGCGATACTGATAAATTTGCCGGCGGGGATTATTATTCTGGAATTGCGAATCTTACCCTAGGAGCTACCTGGAAACAGTTCTTATTCGTGCTTAGAGGTTCAGGGATCTTTCCTCTTTCTAAAGATCATGCAGATTTAACGACTCAATCCGGTCTTCCTTATTGGGCCCAGAGTTCCACCGCTCAAAACACGGAAGAACATCCCGAGATCCAAAAGATCACCCAATGGTTTGCCTACGTTACTTATTTTTGGACCAAGGATTTTAGTGTTTTCGGCGGGGTTTTATACAGAACTCCTTATGTGAATGTGATCGGAGGCGGCAGTCTTTTGGAAGAAGATTCGGAAACCCAGAAAAAATTCCCGAAAGCTTTCAAAGAAGCTAGTTTAGGTTTTAATTATACTCTTACGAAAGGTACCTATCTTACGATTGCAGGTCGTCTCCCTTTGATTAGAGATCCGGAGATCAGGCTTTATGATTATGCGATCACTACTTCTATTTCTTTTGAACTTCCCGAATGGAGAGATTCTTCCAAAAAGTCGGAAAAAGAAGTGGAGGAATTCGAGTCGGAAGAGGATTTAGAGAAGAAGTAG
- a CDS encoding LA_0442/LA_0875 N-terminal domain-containing protein: protein MKTLRSILPGPKSLSISVIFFTIAFSQVSAETILLKNGEKTYGTVIDQSTDSVTILKETKRQTLPKSQILKIIFKEIKDEAELAKLFDAEKKKLNKDGKKSEKEEQLDTILLEQMIKENSYKAVQKRLALIEKYIDEQDSSWEEYISANRNPWEPVWKSAILPGWGLSTMKHDNYARAYQIAIGLSIIVAIGGSQAATEQHNKAENRLSKILFEDPVTYAQIQGSGITGASLVVTKMQSDSISEYNSFKSKEGQYENYSRAGLYMGVGLYLVQLAQSYFLGQKWATHNIIQTPSGEAVKEGFNFKSNYMPIAAGGASNLWEYRTDLRYVSTF from the coding sequence ATGAAAACTCTCCGCTCAATTCTACCAGGACCTAAGTCCTTATCAATATCCGTTATCTTCTTCACGATCGCATTCAGCCAAGTTTCGGCGGAAACGATCCTTTTAAAAAACGGTGAAAAAACCTACGGAACTGTAATCGATCAATCTACGGACTCGGTTACGATCCTGAAAGAAACCAAAAGACAAACACTGCCTAAATCCCAGATCTTAAAGATCATCTTCAAAGAGATCAAGGATGAGGCGGAACTTGCAAAATTATTCGATGCTGAAAAAAAGAAACTGAATAAAGACGGTAAGAAATCTGAAAAAGAAGAACAATTGGATACCATTCTTCTGGAACAAATGATCAAGGAGAACAGCTATAAGGCGGTCCAAAAACGTCTGGCATTGATCGAAAAGTACATAGACGAACAAGATTCCAGTTGGGAAGAATATATTTCCGCAAACAGAAATCCTTGGGAACCAGTTTGGAAATCCGCAATCCTGCCGGGTTGGGGACTTTCCACAATGAAACATGATAATTATGCTAGAGCTTACCAGATAGCGATCGGTCTTTCCATTATTGTTGCGATCGGTGGAAGCCAAGCGGCGACCGAGCAGCATAATAAAGCGGAAAATCGTCTGAGCAAAATTTTATTCGAAGATCCAGTTACTTATGCGCAGATACAAGGTTCAGGTATTACAGGCGCTTCCCTTGTGGTAACTAAAATGCAATCGGATAGTATTTCGGAATATAATTCCTTCAAAAGTAAAGAAGGCCAATACGAAAATTACAGCAGAGCGGGACTTTATATGGGTGTTGGTCTGTATTTAGTTCAGTTGGCTCAAAGTTATTTCTTAGGTCAAAAATGGGCCACTCATAATATCATCCAGACTCCTTCAGGAGAAGCGGTGAAAGAAGGATTCAATTTCAAAAGTAATTATATGCCGATTGCTGCAGGCGGAGCGAGTAATCTTTGGGAATACCGCACCGATCTGAGATATGTGAGTACTTTCTAA
- a CDS encoding cysteine synthase A, producing the protein MEIKKGFADAIGNTPLIRLNYYSDLTGCEILGKAEFLNPGGSVKDRAALFIIEEAEKKGLLKPGGTVVEGTAGNTGIGLVHICNAKGYKCLIVIPDTQSKEKIDLLRTLGAEVRTVPAVPYKDPGNYVKVSARIAEEIPNAIWANQFDNVANRLAHYHTTGPEIWRQTEGKVDAWLASLGTGGTFSGTAMFLKEKNPKIKTIAAEPYGSAIYNFVKKGELSSEGNSFTEGIGNGRITENMKDAPFDDAIRITDAECLEYIYTLLRKDGLFVGGSSGINVGAAVKLANELGPGHTIVTILADSGARYQSRLYDQDWLKSKGYSIPEV; encoded by the coding sequence ATGGAGATCAAAAAAGGTTTTGCGGACGCGATCGGGAATACTCCTCTCATCCGTTTGAATTATTATTCCGACCTGACAGGTTGTGAAATTTTAGGAAAGGCGGAATTTTTAAATCCGGGAGGATCCGTAAAGGACAGGGCCGCATTATTCATTATAGAAGAAGCGGAGAAGAAGGGACTCTTAAAACCGGGCGGCACGGTAGTCGAAGGCACCGCAGGTAACACCGGGATCGGTCTTGTACATATCTGCAATGCGAAAGGGTATAAATGTCTGATCGTGATCCCGGATACACAATCCAAAGAAAAAATAGATCTGCTTAGGACATTAGGAGCGGAAGTCAGAACTGTTCCCGCGGTTCCCTATAAAGATCCAGGGAATTATGTAAAAGTTTCCGCTCGTATCGCGGAAGAAATTCCGAATGCGATTTGGGCAAATCAATTCGATAATGTGGCAAACCGTTTGGCGCATTATCATACTACAGGACCTGAGATCTGGAGACAAACGGAAGGAAAAGTAGACGCTTGGCTTGCGTCTTTAGGAACAGGAGGAACATTCAGCGGTACTGCAATGTTCTTAAAGGAAAAAAATCCTAAGATCAAAACGATCGCGGCGGAACCGTATGGATCGGCAATTTATAATTTTGTAAAGAAGGGAGAGCTAAGCTCCGAAGGAAATTCCTTCACAGAAGGAATAGGCAACGGTAGAATTACCGAAAACATGAAAGATGCTCCTTTTGACGATGCGATCCGAATTACAGATGCTGAATGTTTAGAGTATATTTATACACTTCTCCGCAAGGATGGATTGTTTGTGGGCGGATCGAGCGGGATCAATGTAGGTGCTGCAGTCAAACTTGCAAACGAACTGGGGCCAGGACATACTATAGTCACGATTCTTGCGGATAGCGGGGCAAGATACCAGTCCAGGCTGTATGACCAGGACTGGTTGAAATCGAAAGGATATTCTATTCCGGAAGTTTAG
- a CDS encoding CBS domain-containing protein, whose product MLVKDILEKKDRKILSVEPNTTVWEAIRFMTKYDIGSVIVLKEGKLAGIFTERDLLHFASTDREAVFDKTVADLMSTTLTTMQPNDQVDDVLSIMLKKRIRHMPILDGNRLVGIISIGDAVKAKIAKTEEENKNLKNYIYSESGFI is encoded by the coding sequence ATGCTGGTAAAAGATATCTTGGAGAAAAAGGACCGAAAGATCCTCTCGGTGGAACCGAATACCACCGTTTGGGAAGCGATCCGATTTATGACCAAGTATGATATAGGTTCCGTGATAGTGCTCAAAGAAGGGAAACTCGCCGGTATATTTACAGAAAGGGATTTACTTCATTTCGCCTCCACAGATCGGGAAGCAGTATTCGATAAAACGGTGGCGGACCTAATGTCCACCACATTGACTACTATGCAACCGAACGACCAGGTGGATGATGTTCTTTCCATTATGCTAAAAAAAAGGATCCGGCACATGCCTATTCTGGATGGGAATAGATTGGTGGGAATCATCTCCATAGGGGATGCAGTAAAAGCCAAAATAGCAAAAACGGAAGAAGAGAATAAAAACTTAAAAAATTATATATATAGCGAATCCGGATTTATCTGA
- a CDS encoding ATP-binding response regulator, with translation MSSSSEQPNILIVEDEWLLSFNLQKTLQNLGYKVAGVAANGQDAQSIFKETDPDLVLMDISIEGDMDGIQTAQHIQRIKDVPIVFMTAYTDDSTFMRAMDAASTYAYITKPFQNHQLKSSIEIALRQQKRLGIVKESGKEFKNVIQSISEGAVSLDGEGNIIFLNHSAEELTGWSLEEALGKPGDVVLSFIQTQIGSGEHPDNLGHNLRYIPAVLVRKDDRKIRVGFRVSPIRDEANRIVGSIVTFSELDLLSVSEKRISEMEKVIQSEKRLESIQKLAAGIAHEINNPLMGVINYGNIIRNKKDLPADIRNYARVIIEQGERISGIIRNLILFSRSDNEEPTWCKLDDILAGVEGIISELLKSKNLEISKNIPADMPDIFLKQNQIKEVLYYLLYFYADGVGSDLKGSTIHFNAGLEDTKTDSGQYLDIRLSGTLNGELDPENAFQPFERIQSDDSRIGMGLSVCYGIIQSNHGKLDVQKSSSGTDFHIRLPVQTK, from the coding sequence ATGAGTTCTTCTTCAGAACAACCGAATATTCTAATCGTCGAAGACGAGTGGCTTCTATCCTTCAACCTCCAAAAGACTCTCCAAAATTTAGGTTATAAGGTTGCGGGAGTCGCTGCGAACGGTCAGGACGCCCAATCTATTTTTAAAGAGACGGATCCTGATCTGGTTCTTATGGATATCTCTATCGAAGGTGATATGGATGGGATCCAAACCGCTCAACATATCCAAAGGATCAAAGATGTTCCGATCGTTTTTATGACTGCTTATACCGACGACTCCACTTTCATGAGAGCGATGGATGCGGCTTCTACTTACGCATATATTACCAAACCTTTTCAGAATCATCAGCTTAAGTCCTCGATAGAGATCGCACTTCGCCAACAGAAACGTTTGGGGATCGTTAAGGAAAGCGGCAAAGAATTTAAGAATGTCATCCAAAGTATTTCGGAAGGTGCGGTCTCTCTGGACGGGGAAGGAAATATTATATTTCTAAATCATTCCGCAGAAGAGCTTACGGGTTGGTCCCTGGAAGAAGCTCTCGGAAAACCGGGAGATGTGGTTCTTTCTTTTATTCAGACCCAGATCGGTTCAGGAGAACATCCTGATAATTTAGGTCATAATCTCAGATATATTCCTGCAGTTCTTGTCAGAAAGGATGATAGAAAGATCAGAGTAGGATTCAGGGTTTCTCCTATCAGGGACGAAGCAAATCGGATCGTAGGAAGTATCGTGACCTTCTCCGAATTGGACCTTCTATCCGTATCCGAAAAAAGGATCTCTGAAATGGAGAAGGTAATCCAATCCGAAAAAAGATTGGAGTCCATCCAGAAATTGGCGGCAGGTATCGCTCATGAGATCAATAATCCTCTTATGGGTGTGATCAATTACGGAAATATTATCCGTAATAAAAAGGATCTGCCTGCGGATATTCGAAATTACGCAAGAGTCATCATCGAACAAGGGGAAAGGATCTCCGGTATTATCAGAAATCTGATCTTATTCTCTCGTTCCGATAATGAAGAGCCTACTTGGTGTAAACTGGATGATATTCTCGCCGGGGTAGAAGGGATTATCTCCGAATTATTGAAGTCTAAAAACCTGGAAATTTCCAAAAATATTCCTGCAGATATGCCGGATATATTCTTAAAACAGAATCAAATTAAAGAAGTATTATATTATCTTTTGTATTTTTATGCGGATGGAGTCGGCTCCGATCTAAAAGGAAGTACGATCCATTTTAACGCAGGGTTGGAAGATACTAAAACGGATTCCGGACAGTATCTGGACATTCGACTTTCAGGGACTTTGAACGGAGAACTAGATCCTGAGAATGCTTTCCAACCTTTCGAAAGGATACAGTCGGATGACTCTAGGATAGGGATGGGACTTTCGGTTTGTTACGGGATCATTCAATCCAATCATGGAAAACTGGATGTCCAAAAGTCCAGCTCAGGCACTGATTTCCATATCCGCCTTCCAGTCCAAACTAAATAA
- a CDS encoding LIC_12238 family plasminogen-binding lipoprotein has protein sequence MIQAVNIRFSYFIILLYSFFFFSCLGMSGEFGWALVDETKQSLLEKKFTTVQEFTLTREKLIFPTNKTLVYLYKFSRIPNPEAEIYVSLSRFQVGFNEIEVKRKRPEISSSSITGRFQELIAGKYLIKVSYEGEVIDQVEFRVIEPEDREEEKESGDDVDKYTKAKKTLN, from the coding sequence ATGATCCAAGCAGTGAATATCCGGTTTTCCTATTTTATCATTTTATTATACTCCTTCTTCTTTTTTTCCTGTTTGGGCATGAGCGGAGAATTCGGATGGGCATTGGTGGATGAGACCAAACAAAGTTTACTAGAGAAAAAATTCACCACGGTCCAAGAATTCACTCTTACAAGAGAGAAGCTGATCTTCCCCACCAACAAAACTTTGGTATATCTTTATAAATTTTCCAGAATTCCGAATCCGGAAGCGGAGATCTACGTGAGCCTGAGCAGATTCCAAGTGGGCTTTAACGAGATAGAAGTAAAACGTAAAAGACCTGAAATTTCCAGTTCCAGTATCACAGGTCGTTTCCAAGAATTGATCGCAGGCAAATATTTGATCAAAGTCTCCTATGAAGGAGAAGTGATCGACCAAGTGGAATTCAGAGTAATAGAGCCGGAAGATAGGGAAGAAGAAAAAGAATCCGGCGACGACGTGGATAAATATACAAAAGCGAAGAAGACGCTGAATTAA
- a CDS encoding LIC_11090 family protein: MKTISIILTQCFLFQSLVFGSGWFCGMLAGEIKLCHCNHGSQKEKHSDSEDSRFSSKLADAGEDHKEHKTSSLPDCHSAKSGEAHKCACKKAKDKASYLSGTICTQFFTYSELENISPETIGSELLSRIQEGSGVFVSFDLERPPRFS; this comes from the coding sequence ATGAAGACGATCTCTATCATTCTGACCCAATGTTTCCTATTCCAAAGTCTGGTATTCGGAAGCGGTTGGTTCTGTGGAATGCTCGCAGGCGAGATCAAACTTTGCCATTGTAATCACGGAAGCCAGAAAGAAAAACATTCGGACTCTGAAGATTCAAGATTCTCTTCCAAACTTGCTGATGCGGGAGAAGATCATAAAGAACATAAGACCTCTTCCCTGCCCGACTGTCATTCCGCTAAGTCTGGAGAGGCTCATAAATGTGCCTGTAAAAAAGCAAAAGACAAGGCTTCTTATTTAAGCGGGACCATCTGCACTCAATTTTTCACTTATTCCGAATTAGAGAACATTTCTCCTGAAACTATTGGCTCTGAACTTTTAAGCCGTATACAAGAAGGTTCCGGAGTGTTTGTTTCCTTCGATCTAGAAAGACCTCCTCGATTCTCCTAA
- a CDS encoding MbnH family di-heme enzyme, whose amino-acid sequence MKFLLSFFLLFQCTQLGLEKEKSSGSESILMLLGTSTPEGTPYTWDLPAGFPTPKVPNDNPITVEKVELGKFLFYDTRLSENETQSCASCHKQENAFTDGLTVSVGSTGQIHPRNAQHLSNVVYNLRQTWANPLLKKLEDQARVPMFGDNPVELGMKDREDLLLERLENDPDYVPKFKAAFPSDQNPFSILNITKALSSFQRTFISGNSAYDRYQAGDFSALSASAIRGKNLFFGERAECFHCHGGFNFTDTILHVGTVFEEVTFHNNGLDSSRFVSPNGGLYEFTFKETDRGKFRAPSLRNVELTAPYMHDGSIPDLLSVINHYVNGGTGDGTTNPNRDVFVRSFSLSESEKQDLVEFLKSLTDIEFTTNPKFQDPF is encoded by the coding sequence ATTAAATTTTTATTATCCTTCTTTTTACTTTTCCAATGTACACAATTGGGATTGGAGAAGGAAAAAAGTTCCGGATCGGAAAGTATACTTATGCTTTTAGGCACAAGCACTCCGGAAGGAACTCCTTATACCTGGGATCTTCCTGCAGGATTTCCAACTCCGAAAGTCCCAAACGATAACCCGATCACCGTGGAGAAGGTAGAGTTAGGCAAATTTTTGTTTTATGATACAAGATTATCCGAAAACGAAACCCAATCCTGTGCAAGTTGTCATAAACAGGAGAATGCATTTACTGATGGGCTGACCGTTTCCGTAGGTTCTACGGGACAAATTCATCCGCGAAACGCACAACATCTTTCTAACGTTGTATATAATCTCAGACAAACCTGGGCCAATCCTCTACTGAAAAAATTAGAAGACCAAGCAAGGGTTCCCATGTTCGGAGACAATCCTGTGGAATTAGGAATGAAGGATAGAGAAGATCTTTTATTGGAAAGATTGGAGAATGACCCTGACTATGTTCCTAAATTCAAGGCAGCATTCCCAAGCGACCAAAATCCTTTCAGTATATTAAATATTACGAAAGCTCTGTCCAGTTTCCAAAGAACATTTATCTCCGGAAATTCCGCTTATGATAGATACCAAGCGGGAGATTTTTCCGCTCTAAGCGCTTCTGCGATCCGAGGTAAAAATCTGTTCTTTGGAGAAAGAGCGGAATGTTTTCACTGTCATGGCGGTTTCAATTTTACGGATACGATCCTTCACGTCGGAACAGTATTCGAAGAAGTTACATTCCATAATAACGGATTGGATTCTTCCAGATTCGTAAGTCCTAACGGCGGATTGTATGAGTTCACTTTTAAGGAAACGGATCGCGGAAAATTCAGAGCACCTTCTTTGCGTAACGTAGAACTGACTGCTCCTTACATGCATGACGGTTCTATCCCGGATCTATTGTCCGTGATCAATCATTATGTAAACGGCGGGACCGGGGACGGCACCACAAACCCGAACAGAGATGTTTTTGTAAGAAGTTTTTCCTTAAGCGAATCCGAAAAACAGGATCTCGTGGAATTCTTAAAAAGCCTAACGGACATTGAATTTACGACCAATCCTAAATTCCAGGACCCGTTCTGA
- a CDS encoding LIC_11321 family protein encodes MNFRTLILVFAFSCLCWIVTSVSGVSPEQPKDAKTSEPSPKKEKPSKTQGCCRIKYEGGGIDYFPSTEEECAAKPGFQSFEKNSALCFQSLWD; translated from the coding sequence ATGAATTTCAGAACTCTGATCTTGGTTTTTGCCTTTAGTTGTCTTTGTTGGATCGTCACATCAGTCTCAGGAGTTTCCCCTGAGCAGCCAAAGGATGCCAAAACTTCGGAACCTTCTCCTAAAAAAGAAAAACCTTCTAAGACCCAAGGATGTTGCAGGATCAAATACGAGGGCGGGGGGATAGACTATTTCCCTTCCACTGAAGAAGAATGTGCGGCTAAGCCCGGCTTCCAAAGTTTCGAAAAAAATTCAGCACTCTGTTTCCAATCCCTTTGGGATTAA